The DNA segment caagtgatctatctcctttcttaaaaattggtaccacattagcaaccttccatgactctagcATTCTGCCTATTTATTTAATAggctatatttaataaatcaatagcctaactattgatttattaaatatggtagccagtggctcgcaaagctactcctatcattctttaagcATCCTTCAAACACTTAATTCGGCCCTGAAGATTTGTtttgtttgagttttactatttgtttaataatatcgtccttggtaactgttagactagtcaacctgtcctcgtccccacccacatagccttgttcggctgaaggcatagaaTTAAGttattctttagtaaatacaaagataaaatatttattataaatactactcatctcttcgtcattatccattagcttacctgtctcagtttttaatgaacctatccttttGCTAATATTtgttcaatataactgaaaatccctttaggatttgtctttgcttgccctgctatacaaacatcatagtttcttttttggcctccttatctcttttttaatatttaatatttttaatataatattaatcagtctccgtggtatagttgtaagacactcgcctggcgttccgcgagcgctctgtcatgggttcgtgtcctggccggggaggatactgggcgcaaatccgtaATCCGGTATTATTATTAGAAGCGAGGAGTTGGggttgacatgattgaagtgtacaagtagaAAAAATGAAAATACGGTTTAATATGTTATAAACACATAGGCCtatgggcccatacgaggcaggtctaatttatacccacccaatcccactcatatatatgtcctaCCCACGCttcaaacaatcgagggaccccacctccaccatgtttcacggtaattggttccacaaatcaacaaccttgttaccaCACCAATATTTTcccatgtctttcctaaatctaaacttaaccaatttatacccattgtttcgtgttctgtcttgcgttgatagttttaataccctattaatatccccccttgttATGACCATtcttccacttgtaaacctttatcatgtcacccctaactcttcgccatacttataaatacataatatatataataggatATATAGGATAAGGATAtccaatatagtatatatattggaTAAATTAAGATTTAgcgaagacctgggtaaatactggttgtcTTTACCTTTTACATTTACCCAGGGATGTGGATTTGTGGTACAAATTTTCGGGTAATATAGTAGGCGTAGGATCTGTTGGTTgtctcaagcgtaggttagacatatgcatgagttttggtggatataaataggagccacATATTAGCCAGTTTAATTGATTTTTATGTCCTTACTGAAACCAAGCACACTATCATTTATATTATTTCAGGCAGCAATCAGTGGGTTTCGTGCAACGTCCTCCAGGCCAAACAAGGTAGAAAGACCAGCTCCAAACCGGAAGCAATCCAAGCTGTGTTGTCCAGGAAAGAAGAGTTGAAGCAGAAGGAGAATGAAGAAGCTCGGCTTAAGAAAGAGGTAGgtttatttaaggattttaatatGCTGTAAATTCACAAATTTTCACGTGATTTTCTTTCCTGAACAGATAACAATGAACCAGTGCTGTAAAGAGTTAGGCAATACTAATCCTATTGTGGGAGCGTATTTTGATCCCCGTTCTTGTTTAAGCCGATTAAATAGGCattattaaaaaattaaatatattgattttttatCACTTTTTGTACTAGACAAAATTTATGTATCTGAAATTTATGATCGAAATAAGAATGTGGCAGACAATTAATTTCCATGACAAAATAGCGCCTATTTATCATTCCTGTAAGGGGCTGGGCAGctctcgggattcgtagttccaAGGTTCTggtttcgatccccagtggaggtggaaagaaatgggcagaatttctttcaccctgatgcctctgtgtacctagtagtaaatagatacctgggagttagacagctgcttcgggctgcttcctggggttgcttCCAAGAAGCAacacttcctggggatgtgtaacaaggaGGCcttgtcaaggaccgggccgcggtagcgctaggccccgaaatcatctcaagattacctaaCATAATTACTGAATACACTGATGGCTTCCTCATGATGCCTCTACTCTTGTTTTTCCTGTGGCATGCTGTGGTCTCTCTAACTCTTTTACTCCTACTAATGttcatataatataattttatctaTTGTTCTTCGTGTTCACCTTACATATTTGAGCTCAAAGTTGACTTGTTACACCGTGTTCTTGTGCTGGAAAAAGTTagtcaggaggaggagcagtgtgacacTTGCCTCTCTTCTTTATTTCAAGTATTGCTTTCAGGTTTTAAAGTGAATTggaatatctatataaataaaattgaaaatgttcatttgttcaaaatcggtaAACTCCCAaacttcttcaccgattgctttgaaatttttacacaacgttccatttgcatagagcgtgtttttatatacctactatatagatatcatgtctgtgacaggtaaacagttttttttaaactgcgtttttcatgtgagggaaatctccgaaacctctttaccgattgctttgaaattttgaaacaacgttccattcgaatatggacgtatttttatatatctactatatagatatcactcctgtgacaggtaaaaacaagttTTTATGGGAAAAACAGTGCCATTTGTTGCACGTAGAAGCagtacatgctatactaaatataatgCGATTCCATATCATTGTTTTCGATTTCGttgatgaattgaattttcatagatttcgatttatattcattttgatttaattattttgtgtgacattgcgttggaattgggcTGTGATGTTAtcttaccgttcattttgtgagtataatttatttgtttattttttcattgtttttcatttcgttttcttAACtgttgttcttatttttcagtgataatGATACCATcatatcatttgatgttcccatttttctgatgggaacatcagatcatttcggAACGCATCAGAATAGGGAATGGGAattggtgggaaggatgaggggacgggagaaTGGTGGTTTACTTGTCCTCcccagtttagaatggtggggaagacaaggaGAGTGTAGGATGGTgacgaagacgaggggacagggaagggaatggtgggaggaagagggaacgagggggatgggggagtggaaaATGATTGTTAGGATGAGGGAATAGGGAAGGGGGGCGGGGGGAATGGCGGAGAggacaggaagacagggagaggGTGTCAGCTAGTTCTTTAAATACTTTGTTTTTAAAGGAAGTTTACATGTATACTTTAGGCTTGCATTGAGGTCCCctcaaggtcaaactactgaccttcACCAGCATACAATCCGCAATGCCTAACTCCTAGGTAACTACTTTTTgcaaggtgaacagcggcattaagTGAAAGGAAAATTTCCCAACCACTTCTGTTCAGCCTGGGAATCGAATCCGGGATCTCCAATTGTCAGGAGCAAAACCATATCTTCTCTGCTTGTTATACAACCTGGCCTCTCCAGTACTACATTGCATTTTGACTTAAAAATCTCTAAAGGTCAAAAACTGATGTACCAAATATAGCCGCGGCTCAAataattgacgtgatgtcccgttttctgttcgtgggtccgcagttaggttaggttcggaaaGTTTAGTACATGTGTTTAGTGACGCTGGAGAAGccgggctgtgttatgagctgtagCGAGTctcctcatttatttatttattttgtgagagtacataacagatTATTATaagtaggtacattgtagcaaaacatGTATGTTGTGTTGAACATAATAACTACGATATAAGTTGATGGCAGTGATTACAGTGATGAAGTTGCATGTCTTtactactaatattggggaagtcggCAGCACAAGATGCAGTGTGAATTTGAAGCACAAGGGTGGAAACTATGAGCGTGAAATTAGCtattttttggttttacttttgagtaAATCATAGGTTGGACAGCTTTGTAATTATTTAGGGAGGGAATTCCATAGACAATTTATTTGCATAGTTTTTTACACAGATTGTTTGACTCTGGGGCTATCACAGAGATACTTAATTCTGTTGAGGTGCacatgggttctattacgtctGTCAATGAAGAGTTTcatataaggatttaggataaggGCTTTGTACATTTAAAAAGCACAAGAGAAtgggtggagtgagtgtatgtttagcatgtttaaggacctAAACAGAGGGGTTTAAAACTCTTGAAGGGTTTGTGTTTGAAAACCGATTGTTATTATTCGGATTGTTGTTGAGTGTTGTTGGGATTGATGTAATTTGCAGTGGGTGAACCCCATGCACCTTAGGTAAGATTAGcgagtagtataatgagaggagagcagagtggggaacataatatctgattttgtcgAATATactaacctttttttttttttttttttttttttttactttttagcTGTGTTGAATGTGTGCTGTAATTCTTTCTTGTCAATGTAGGGCAGGGACCTTTTATTTCCAATCTGGAGTTGAATTGCCAAATGAGGCATTTTATTGCAAAATGAACTTTTTATtgccaaatttatttattttatttatattaccaaATGAAGTTTTTATTGCTAACTTCAGATCTGTTTGACGATGTATTTCGTTTAATGATTTATGATGAGTTAAGATTCACACTGCATCATAGACGAGAAAGTCACACTGGTCAGGACTACAGGGACCAGCTCAAAAAGATTTGTTTAACGCAAACATATTATGTTGTTTAACCAAcaattgttttatttttatacGTATGTCACATGGAACATTTTATTTCACAATACTTGTTCATCAATGTTTGAGCGTCTTTCCCATGGAGCTGGTTGTGAAGTTGTTATAGCTGCCATTATGCTAATCTTGGTAAATATAACAACTCCACAACCTATTGTTTAGTGTTTGAATTCAAAACATTTGGCACAGAAAACTTGACATTTCAGTATTTGCTGGCGCTGAGAGCACAAGCCAGGAAGTGTAATAAGCAAGTTAAGGCCATAATCAACAAGGGGGCTTCCAAGTTTGTTGTAGATGATGCTAAGGTAAGCTTGCACAGAGAATATTGATTATTTGGTGTTATTAGAAATATTAATGAAACTACTGTCTTAGTAGCTTCATGGTTTTCATTTTCTTATATCTGAATTAGTGTTATTATTTTTTAAATCAAATATTGAAGTGGTATTACCAGCTTAATTCAAGTATTCTGAGGACCAATACGTACTGACGCGAGACTCTCCTTTCAATTATAAAGCACGGTTTCTCGAGTGTTCTTTCTATAGGAACACTATAGGCGGTGTTCTGTGGAGGGACATTTGTCAAatgaaataacaaaccaatatgaTAAATCGAAGTTAAATTGCAATATCAGCTGTACAGAAAATCTAATAAaaaatttcaatgttaaaaaatattttaaagtaAATCAGTTTAGTTTGAATTAATGATAAGAATttcataaaataaaaaataaatacagtttttacTGTTAATAAATATGCATAAAAAATCGTGCTTAGCTTTAAAAAGAATACTAGAACTAAGACCATCCAgcacagtggggagtccctataccagctgggtGTCCCACCAAGaacagtggggagtccctataccagctgggtGTCCCACCAAGaacagtggggagtccctataccagctgcgtgTCCTATCCAgcacagtggggagtccctataccagctgaATGTCCCATCCAACACATTTTGGAGTCCCTATAACAGCTGGGTGTCCTATCCAacacagtggggagtccctattCCAGCTGGGTATCCCATCCAgcacagtggggagtccctatactAGCTGGGTGTCCCATACAGCCAGTGGGGAGTCTCTATACCAGCTGCGTGTCCCATACAgccacagtggggagtccctatactAGCTGCGTGTCCCATACAgccacagtggggagtccctataccagctgcgtgTCCCATACAGCCACAGTGGGGAGTCTCTATACCAGCTGCGTGTCCCATACAGCCACAGTGGGGAGTCTATACCAGCTGCGTGTCCCATACAGCCACAGTGGGGACTCCCAAAACCAGCTGTGTGTCCCATACAGCCACAatggggagtccctataccagctgcgtgTCCCATACAGCCACAGTGGGGAGTCCCAAAACCAGCTGTGTGTCCCATACAgccacagtggggagtccctataccagctgtGTGTCCCATACAGCCACAGTGGGGAGTCTCTATACCAGCTGCATGTCCCATACAgccacagtggggagtccctataccagctgcgtgTCCCCATCCAGCaaagtggggagtccctataccagctgcgtgACCCATACAGCctcagtggggagtccctataccagctgggtGTCCCATTCAGCCATAGACAAGAAAGGGTCTCTGGGACATCAAACATGTCCCCAGAAAACAAAGTAACATAGGAATTATGGAACTGTAGAATGCCTATTGACGAATGCGAGTCAATTCACAATAAaaatgttctgattcaattatttgatattgctgctcttgttgtattgtattgcaaGATGTAATGATCGCTGTATTGTCGTTGCAGAACATAGCGACTGTCAAAGGAGAGGAGCAGTATGACATGAATGATTTTGGATATGAATCTACTAATAATCAGCACATTTTCAGCAAGCTGGTTAATCAATATGCAAACAATGCTAATTGCAGTGCAGCAGATATCAAGGTGAGTGAAATCTCGTTTTTTATGAGTATTATGAAGGAGTTCAGTTGTCTTATTATACTCTGCTATATCCTTGTACAGGTCAGACATGTGTCTGTAAATGTCACATATCAGACATGTGTCTGTAAGTAACACAGGTCAGTCAGGTGTCTGTAAGTGACACACGTCAAACATGTGTCTGTAAGTGACACAGGTCAGACATGTCTGGCGCTTGCGAGTtaggtaggaggacaggttgggctgAGACATTTTGATTCCATATTTTCTTTTTACAAACATAAAAATATTGGTATTTTATtatgtatttttataataataatattactgtatGTTATTACAGAGCGGAGTTACCAACACAGTGAAGACTCAACTGGAAGATAAATCAACTTCTGGAAAATTAAAACGTAAATACAGTAGAGAGAGGGAAAACAAGGGTTATGATAAGAACCCCAAAAAGCTCAAGGTGACGCCTAGACCGgacgcaccaccaccagtgagttTTAAAGAGCTTCTTGTAATTGCTCGCAAGAAGCAGTCACTGCCTCTTGCAAACTTGAAGGatggaaaaaaagagaaagacaaAGGCATATCACAGAAATACTTTGGTCGGCCTCTGACTGCCATAGAGAAACTAAAGCTGGAAGACGAGAGAAGACGTAAGCTAAAATGGTTGGGAAAATTGCCACAAGACAAAACCGGAGTTGAAAAGCCCCAGAAAAAGGAACAAAAGGCTGATGTAAAAGATTCACCAAAACTGAGTAAGAATGGTGAGATTACAAAGAAACAAGAAAATACTGCCAAATTAAACCAAGCTCTCGAGGAGCCCAAACAAGAATCTAAAGTAACGGACAGAATGAAGTTATTTGCAACTGCGGGACATTGGCCTCGGGATCATCCTCAAATCAAAGGAATCAAACCTGTGCAAAATTCCAGACCTGCTCCTTCAGAACCTCAAACTTCTATTGGTAAAGATATGAAACCTCAGAAGCCTAGATATATGCAAACAAAAGACATGAAACCATTAAGACCACAGAAGATTCCACATCCCAAGCTGCGCATTACCAGTGATTCAGAAGAGGAGGAAGACTCTGATATGGATGATTTCATTGACGATGGAGATCAAGGGATAGATTTCTCGAGGAAAATCAGAAACCTATTTGGCTATGATAAGAGAAAGTATCGGTGAGTATTGTATTTTGTTTGAGTATTTTTCCTTTTGTGTACATATGTGCGAATGCGTTAACTAAATGGTCACAGGCCATTCACAGGCCAGGGAGCCACAGTACTGGTTTCCTGCCTTATCTATAAAATTATTATACGTTGATTTGATATTCCATATGTTTTAAACATACACTACTTTCTTATTTAACAGACATTTATGCATATACTGTATTGCGTATTTGTTTCAATGCTTGAAATTATTGCCTCTTCTTCTCGATGCTACAGATGTAAACACATGCTTAAACACATTTCCTCGTAAATTCTGTTGCAAGTTTGTTCATGGGGATTCTTTCACCACTTTCTCTTGATTAATAGTTTCGACAAATCTTTTTCTTTGATTAAAAATTTATACAATTTTTTCCCATATCTCTTCTTTGTCTTATATAATAGTGTATTAATTTTACAAaaatactgtagtgtgtgtagaatTTTGAACTTTTTAACTTAACTTTCTCTTCCTAGGGTTTTCTCCGTGACAATTGCCTCTCATAAAATTGCATAAATCGCAGATAACTGACACTGATCAGAAAGAGACACGAGTGTTGGGTTTTTACCATTGTATGTAAAAAAGGAATCTGCCATACTTATTTTCTCTTTGTTTAATTTAAAGATTTATTGAATTAGGATTTTCAGTTTCCATCTATCGTAATATGAAGCTAACCTACTGTACATTTAGTGAGTCTATTAGTTATCATTTACGCACATATCTCTATATGCATTCTTAACTATGTCATCTAGAGCTGTCTTGTTTTACTTGGAACGAAATGTACATGTAGCACGGGTTGAAGTGAGCCCTAATTGAGTTCGATTATTGACAGTAATTTTGTTAcattgatatttgggtcaaagtttcatATGAAGGTATAGTTTTCTTCTTTTCTCACTGGTTTTAGGTCTGTTGTTTTAACAACATTATCTTGGTACATTATGTGATTTGTACATTATCTTGGCAGtggatatagatgcacagtgttcactagtgtgtcccattcttcatttttttttaaaccattGAAGTCGCATTAAATGTGAATTTTGCATTTAATGCAGCTGCTCAAGTTggttgaatgttgagtttgatgcgcagtgcTTGAGTTGCTTCACATTCTAATATGTAATGTAAAAGTAGCATTTCTGCATcttttccacagatatgacaccctCTAACTATTTGTTACCTTCCAGCAGCACTTATAGACAAGTCTAAGTCTGTATGGCTAATGCAATTTCTCTGGATAGCTTTTTACCAGGTTTGAAGAAGTAGTACCCCGTGGCATGTTAGCACCACATTGAAATGTGTCCGCTtttcgctactttggctctgtggcgacttttgatatttGGGAGTTCTTTCTTTTTGTTTTGCTCTTTAATCTATGAGAAACTTAGAGGTATTTTTACCTGTACAACAGTTAAAGCAGTAGCAGTTTTTACTAGTGAATCTGCCTTTTACATAATCAACTATGCCAATGTAATTTGGTATATAATTAAGGGTGACtaacagccctagattgtgtgcttcttttcctatTGTAAGATTTCAGTGATGAGTTTTATATTATCTttgtgctggctggataacaatgcccgAAGTAAAGATTTAgattcggtatgaatgatgacctcTTGTAAATTGTTCGAATCCTTAAGgggtcaagagatttcagctgcaTACTTAAGAATAATTGTTTGGAGATGTgacttatataatgtgtttttcaGGGATGAAGTTGATGACTGCGGTGATATGGAGGCATCTTTCTCTCAGGTGCAAAAAGAAGAGAGAATATCTGCCAAAATTGGACTTAAAGAAGATCTTGAGGATATTCgacgagaagaagaagagaggaagaggaagattgTGAGAAAGAAGCACTTAAAACCATCTAAGAAATGTTAAACGTTAAAAAAAGTTATGATTTGAGTACACAAGATACCAGGTGTGTAATTGTTTATTGTAAATGCCACCACAATTCACACCCCATTCATTCACCAACATTCCCACCCTATTCACTCACCACCCTTCTCGCCCCATTCACTCACCAACATTCCCACCCCGTTCACACACCACCCTTCTCGCCCCATTCACTCACCACCCTTCTTGCCCCATTCACTCACCACCCTTCTCGCCCCATTCACTCACCACCCTTCTCGCCCCATTCACTCACCACCCTTCTCGCCCCATTCACTCACCATTCTTCTCGCCCCATTCACTCACCACCCTTCTCGCCCCattcactcaccccccttctcgccCCATTCACTCACCACCCTTCTCGCCCCATTCACTCACCACCCTTCTCGCCCCATTCACTCACCACCCTTTTCGCCCCATTCACTCACCACCCTTCTCGCCCCATTCACTCACCACCCTTCTCGCCCCATTCACTCACCACCCTTCTCGCCCCATTCACTCACCACCCTTCTCGCCCCATTCACTCACCATTCTTCTCGCCCCATTCACTCACCACCCTTCTCGCCCCattcactcaccccccttctcgccCCATTCACTCACCACCCTTCTCGCCCCATTCACTCACCACCCTTCTCGCCCCATTCACTCACCACCCTTCTCGCCCCATTCACTCACCACCCTTCTCGCCCCATTCACTCACCACCCTTCTCGCCCCATTCACTCACCACCCTTCTCGCCCCATTCAATCACCAACATTCCCACCCCATTCACTCCCACCCTTCTTGTCCCATTCACTCACCACCCTTCTCGCCCCATTCACTCACCACCCTTCTTGCCCCATTCACTCACCACCCTTCTCGCCCCATTCAATCACCAGTCTTCTTGCCTCATTCACTCGTTAGCCTCACCCTCtttaagaggcctggtcgacgatttagccgcggggacgctaagtcccggaaacacctcaaggtaaccatttTCGCCCCATTCACTAGCCACCTTTTTTGCACTATTCAGTCCCCCATACATTTCCGCTATTTCTGTAttgaagttctaattttattaTGATACATGAGGCATATAACATGTTTTGACAAAATGTTAGGTAATTTGACATGTTCTATATCTATCAATCCATTTATGTATgtttgtgacagtgtcagaccacggaggaagaactgaAACAGGAACAAATTTTAAGGaaattcaattcttccttcgtggtctgacattcacatttttcatcacgtgttaattttcgtgacttacacacatgtatgtatgttagtatgtacgtatgtatgtatctatgaatgtatctgtctatctatgaatctatcaatccatctatatatctatctacctatctatatCATAACTAGCCGCAATAACAGCAATATGTTGCCTAGTAAGCAAGACCTCACATAGA comes from the Procambarus clarkii isolate CNS0578487 chromosome 73, FALCON_Pclarkii_2.0, whole genome shotgun sequence genome and includes:
- the LOC138356547 gene encoding protein SPT2 homolog encodes the protein MFHGSNQWVSCNVLQAKQGRKTSSKPEAIQAVLSRKEELKQKENEEARLKKEYLLALRAQARKCNKQVKAIINKGASKFVVDDAKNIATVKGEEQYDMNDFGYESTNNQHIFSKLVNQYANNANCSAADIKSGVTNTVKTQLEDKSTSGKLKRKYSRERENKGYDKNPKKLKVTPRPDAPPPVSFKELLVIARKKQSLPLANLKDGKKEKDKGISQKYFGRPLTAIEKLKLEDERRRKLKWLGKLPQDKTGVEKPQKKEQKADVKDSPKLSKNGEITKKQENTAKLNQALEEPKQESKVTDRMKLFATAGHWPRDHPQIKGIKPVQNSRPAPSEPQTSIGKDMKPQKPRYMQTKDMKPLRPQKIPHPKLRITSDSEEEEDSDMDDFIDDGDQGIDFSRKIRNLFGYDKRKYRDEVDDCGDMEASFSQVQKEERISAKIGLKEDLEDIRREEEERKRKIVRKKHLKPSKKC